AAAAACGAGGTGTGTGATACCCGTACCTGGCTGGAACACAATAAAGGTTTTTGTAACAGCCGACAGTTGCACAAAACTATCGTCAGCGACAAAGGCCGCGCGGTATTTAACGGTTTGATCAACGTCGCGCAGCACGCCATCAAAACGGATGGTCAGATGACCAACAATAATTTGCTGATGGGAAAACTGGCGGAAGTGGATACTAAACCGCAGCTGGAAATCTATGCAGATGATGTGAAATGCAGCCACGGCGCGACGGTGGGGCGTATTGATGATGAACAGATGTTCTATCTGCGCTCGCGCGGGATCAATCAGCAGGATGCCCAGCAGATGATCATTTACGCCTTTGCTGCCGAACTGACGGAAGCACTGCGTGATGAAGGGCTTAAACAGCAGGTGCTGGCCCGAATCGGTCAACGACTGCCAGGAGGTGCAAGATGACTTTTTCCGTCGACAAAGTGCGGGCCGACTTTCCGGTGCTTTCTCGTGAGGTAAACGGTTTGCCGCTGGCTTATCTCGACAGCGCCGCCAGTGCGCAGAAACCAAGCCAGGTGATTGACGCCGAGGCCGAGTTTTATCGTCATGGCTACGCGGCGGTGCATCGCGGTATTCATACCTTAAGCGCCCAGGCGACCGAGAAAATGGAGAACGTGCGCAAGCGGGCATCGTTGTTTATCAATGCCCGTTCCGCGGAAGAATTGGTGTTTGTCCGCGGCACCACGGAAGGCATTAACCTGGTCGCCAATAGCTGGGGCAACAGCAACGTGCGAGCGGGCGATAACATCATCATCAGCCAGATGGAGCACCACGCTAACATTGTTCCCTGGCAAATGCTTTGCGCGCGAGTGGGTGCAGAGCTGCGTGTGATTCCTCTCAACCCCGACGGTACGTTGCAGCGGGAGACACTGCCTAATCTGTTCGATGAGAAAACTCGCCTGCTGGCAATTACCCATGTCTCCAACGTGCTTGGGACAGAAAATCCGCTGGCCGAGATGATCACCCTTGCACACCAACATGGCGCAAAAGTACTGGTGGATGGCGCTCAGGCGGTGATGCATCATCCGGTGGACGTTCAGGCGCTGGATTGCGATTTTTACGTGTTCTCCGGGCATAAACTGTATGGCCCCACTGGAATTGGCATTCTTTATGTCAAAGAAGCCTTGTTGCAGGAGATGCCGCCGTGGGAAGGGGGCGGTTCTATGATCGCCACCGTCAGCCTGAGTGAAGGCACTACCTGGACCAAAGCACCTTGGCGGTTTGAAGCCGGCACACCCAATACCGGAGGCATCATTGGTCTTGGCGCGGCGCTGGAGTATGTGTCGGCGCTGGGGCTTAATAATATAGCCGAGTATGAACAGAATCTGATGCACTACGCGCTATCACAGCTGGAATCTGTACCGGATCTCACTCTCTATGGTCCCCAGAACAGACTTGGCGTTATTGCTTTTAATCTTGGTAAACACCACGCCTATGATGTTGGCAGTTTTCTCGATAATTACGGCATTGCTGTGCGTACCGGACATCACTGCGCTATGCCATTAATGGCCTATTACAACGTTCCTGCCATGTGTCGGGCGTCGCTGGCTATGTATAACACCCATGAAGAAGTGGATCGTCTGGTGACCGGCCTGCAACGTATTCACCGTCTGCTGGGATAACAGGGAGGCACTATGGCTGTATTGCCGGATAAAGAAAAATTGCTGCGTAATTTTTTACGCTGCGCCAATTGGGAAGAGAAATATCTCTACATTATTGAGCTGGGCCAACGTCTGCCAGAATTACGCGACGAAGACAGAAGCCCACAAAATAGCATTCAGGGCTGCCAGAGTCAGGTGTGGATTGTCATGCGCCAGAATGCGCAGGGAATTATTGAATTGCAGGGCGACAGCGATGCGGCGATTGTGAAAGGGCTTATTGCGGTGGTCTTTATACTCTACGATCAGATGACGCCGCAGGATATTGTCAATTTCGATGTGCGTCCGTGGTTTGAAAAAATGGCGCTCACCCAACATCTCACCCCATCTCGTTCACAAGGTCTGGAAGCGATGATTCGCGCAATTCGCGCCAAAGCCGCTGCACTTAGCTAAACTAAAGGGACAGCTTTCATCCGGTTGGCTCACATTGCCGGGTGGTCAATGTTTACACTGGCCTGCACAGGAGTGTTTTGGTTTCAGGTGAACATAAGCGCCATCCGACGTTTCAGCGTGAGTCTCCGGCAAATACAGGAGGTTTACAATGAAACGCGCGTCTTTGCTTACACTCACGCTTATCGGCGCTTTTAGCGCCATTCAGGCTGCCTGGGCGGTTGATTATCCGCTACCACCAACCGGAAGCCGACTGGTTGGGCAAAATCAAACGTATACGGTGCAAGAAGGGGATAAAAACCTTCAGGCCATCGCCCGACGTTTTGATACTGCGGCAATGTTGATCCTTGAAGCCAATAACACTATCGCCCCGGTGCCAAAACCTGGTACGACGATAACTATTCCTTCGCAACTGTTATTGCCTGATGCGCCGCGTCAGGGGATTATCGTTAACCTTGCAGAGCTGCGCCTTTATTATTATCCGCCGGGAGAAAATATCGTGCAGGTCTATCCGATAGGTATTGGTTTGCAGGGGCTGGAAACGCCAGTGATGGAAACGCGTGTGGGGCAGAAAATCCCTAACCCAACCTGGACGCCTACGGCGGGCATTCGTCAGCGTTCGCTGGAGCGTGGCATTAAATTACCGCCCGTCGTTCCTGCCGGGCCAAATAACCCGCTAGGACGTTACGCACTGCGCCTCGCGCATGGTAATGGCGAATACCTCATTCATGGCACCAGTGCGCCGGACAGCGTCGGTTTGCGCGTCAGTTCAGGGTGTATTCGCATGAATGCACCGGATATTAAAGCCTTGTTCTCCAGCGTGCGGACGGGAACGCCGGTGAAAGTGATCAACGAACCGGTGAAATATTCCGTGGAACCGAACGGGATGCGTTATGTTGAAGTACATCGACCACTATCAGCAGAAGAACAGCAGAACGTTCAGACAATGCCATACACACTACCAGCAGGCTTTACGCAATTTAAAGACAATAAGGGTGTAGATCAGAAATTAGTCGATAAAGCGTTGTATCGTCGGGCAGGGTATCCGGTTGCGGTGAGCAGTGGAGCAACTCCCGCAGCCAGCAATGCGCCTTCAGTAGAGTCAGCGCAGAATGGTGAACCAGAGCAAGGGAATATGTTACGCGCGACGCAGTAGCGGTAAATGGCAGGCAAAAAAAATGGCGCACAATGTGCGCCATTTTTCACTTCACAGGTACTATTACTTGCGGTATTTAGTAGCCATGTTGTCCAGACGCTGGTTAGCACGAGCTGCGTCATCTTTAGCAGCCTGAACGTCGGAACGCATTGCGTTCACGTCGTTGCTCAGCTGGTCAACTTTAGCGTTCAGAGTCTGAACGTCAGAAGACAGCTGATCGATTTTAGCGTTGCTGGAGCAACCTGCCAGCAGAGTAGAACCCAGGATTACCGCGCCCAGTACCAGTTTAGTAGCTTTCATTATTAATACCCTCTAGATTGAGTTAATCTCCATGTAGCGTTACAAGTATTACACAAAGTTTTTTATGTTGAGAATATTTTTTTGATGGGAAGGCACTTATTTTTGATCGTTCGCTCAAAGAAGCATCGAACGCTGGGTTTTAGATAAAAAAATTGAGAGAAAACAGGACGCTTCCATCGGATTCATCTTAGATAAAGTGGGATTATATAGTGAAATCCGATTTGATTTTTTATTGCTTCTGGTTATCGATTAAATAAAAAAAGCGCCCATCAGGGCGCTTCGATATACAAATTAATTCACAAAAGCAATATTACAGGACGTGAACAGATGCGGTGTTAGTAGTGCCGCTCGGTACCAGTGCACCAGAAACCATAACTACGACGTCGCCTTTGTGTGCCAGACCGCTCTGCAGAGCCAGTTCTTTACCCAGACGGTAGAAATCATCAGTAGAAGTGATTTCTTTAACCAGCTGCGGCACAACGCCTTTGCTCAGTACCAACTGATGAGCCGTTTTTTCGTTGGTGGTCAGTGCCAGGATGGTGGCATCCGGGAAGTATTTACGTACTGCGCGAGCAGATTTACCGCCCTGGGTAGCAACCACGATCAGCGGGGCATCCAGTTTTTCAGCAGTTTCAACGGCACCACGGCATACCGCTTCGGTAATGCGCAGTTTACGGTTGTCATTGTTGAACTCGAGACGGCTGTTCATCACGCGGTCGGTACGTTCGCAGATGGTCGCCATGATAGAAACCGCTTCCAGCGGGTATTTACCTTTTGCGGATTCACCAGACAGCATCACTGCGTCAGTACCGTCGAGGATGGCGTTTGCAACGTCACCTGCTTCTGCGCGAGTCGGGCGTGGGTTTTTGATCATGGAATCCAGCATCTGGGTCGCAGTGATAACGACTTTACGTGCACGGATACATTTTTCGATCATCATCTTCTGGGCGAAGATAACTTCTTCTACCGGGATTTCTACACCCAGGTCGCCACGCGCAACCATGATGCCGTCAGAGGCTTCGAGGATTTCGTCGAAGTTGTTGAGGCCTTCCTGGTTTTCGATTTTGGAGATGATTTGGATGTTTTCGCCGCCGTGCGCTTTCAGGTGCTCACGGATTTCGATAACGTCAGAACGCTTACGAATAAAGGAAGCAGCAACAAAGTCTACGCCTTGTTCGCAACCAAAGATCAGGTCCTGTTTGTCTTTTTCAGCCAGTGCTGGCAGGGCAATGGAAACGCCTG
The nucleotide sequence above comes from Escherichia coli. Encoded proteins:
- the sufE gene encoding cysteine desulfuration protein SufE, whose translation is MAVLPDKEKLLRNFLRCANWEEKYLYIIELGQRLPELRDEDRSPQNSIQGCQSQVWIVMRQNAQGIIELQGDSDAAIVKGLIAVVFILYDQMTPQDIVNFDVRPWFEKMALTQHLTPSRSQGLEAMIRAIRAKAAALS
- the lpp gene encoding murein lipoprotein Lpp, producing the protein MKATKLVLGAVILGSTLLAGCSSNAKIDQLSSDVQTLNAKVDQLSNDVNAMRSDVQAAKDDAARANQRLDNMATKYRK
- the pykF gene encoding pyruvate kinase PykF yields the protein MKKTKIVCTIGPKTESEEMLAKMLDAGMNVMRLNFSHGDYAEHGQRIQNLRNVMSKTGKTAAILLDTKGPEIRTMKLEGGNDVSLKAGQTFTFTTDKSVIGNSEMVAVTYEGFTTDLSVGNTVLVDDGLIGMEVTAIEGNKVICKVLNNGDLGENKGVNLPGVSIALPALAEKDKQDLIFGCEQGVDFVAASFIRKRSDVIEIREHLKAHGGENIQIISKIENQEGLNNFDEILEASDGIMVARGDLGVEIPVEEVIFAQKMMIEKCIRARKVVITATQMLDSMIKNPRPTRAEAGDVANAILDGTDAVMLSGESAKGKYPLEAVSIMATICERTDRVMNSRLEFNNDNRKLRITEAVCRGAVETAEKLDAPLIVVATQGGKSARAVRKYFPDATILALTTNEKTAHQLVLSKGVVPQLVKEITSTDDFYRLGKELALQSGLAHKGDVVVMVSGALVPSGTTNTASVHVL
- the ldtE gene encoding L,D-transpeptidase LdtE, translating into MKRASLLTLTLIGAFSAIQAAWAVDYPLPPTGSRLVGQNQTYTVQEGDKNLQAIARRFDTAAMLILEANNTIAPVPKPGTTITIPSQLLLPDAPRQGIIVNLAELRLYYYPPGENIVQVYPIGIGLQGLETPVMETRVGQKIPNPTWTPTAGIRQRSLERGIKLPPVVPAGPNNPLGRYALRLAHGNGEYLIHGTSAPDSVGLRVSSGCIRMNAPDIKALFSSVRTGTPVKVINEPVKYSVEPNGMRYVEVHRPLSAEEQQNVQTMPYTLPAGFTQFKDNKGVDQKLVDKALYRRAGYPVAVSSGATPAASNAPSVESAQNGEPEQGNMLRATQ
- the sufS gene encoding cysteine desulfurase SufS, giving the protein MTFSVDKVRADFPVLSREVNGLPLAYLDSAASAQKPSQVIDAEAEFYRHGYAAVHRGIHTLSAQATEKMENVRKRASLFINARSAEELVFVRGTTEGINLVANSWGNSNVRAGDNIIISQMEHHANIVPWQMLCARVGAELRVIPLNPDGTLQRETLPNLFDEKTRLLAITHVSNVLGTENPLAEMITLAHQHGAKVLVDGAQAVMHHPVDVQALDCDFYVFSGHKLYGPTGIGILYVKEALLQEMPPWEGGGSMIATVSLSEGTTWTKAPWRFEAGTPNTGGIIGLGAALEYVSALGLNNIAEYEQNLMHYALSQLESVPDLTLYGPQNRLGVIAFNLGKHHAYDVGSFLDNYGIAVRTGHHCAMPLMAYYNVPAMCRASLAMYNTHEEVDRLVTGLQRIHRLLG